From one Bacillota bacterium genomic stretch:
- a CDS encoding ABC transporter ATP-binding protein, translating to MGVLPAYQLSRLTKIYKSRVVANNNISLEIKCGEILGVFGPNGAGKTTMVRQMMGLLRPTSGQILLFAKDVVARPERVPETVAYFSQKVMSLNPFSFKEVLVHAGVHRGMSSSNARKQAARLVEFFDCGHCTDRYLYQLSGGERKLSLLLSTFMGHKKILILDEPTNEIDPLRRARVWSYLLERNRDDGVTVILVTHNVVEAEAVVDRVVIIDRGIVRGIGTPGELKANLDVMSHVVFTLKPHVKVSAAPFDVTHIHGQTWSAMATTQDVARLFSQLVDVLGMQSLDDFRVSTPSLEDVYMQLTGRSFANGQAGSE from the coding sequence ATGGGAGTCCTGCCGGCTTATCAATTGTCTCGGCTCACGAAGATCTATAAAAGCCGTGTGGTGGCAAATAACAATATAAGTTTGGAGATCAAATGCGGGGAGATACTCGGAGTATTTGGACCGAATGGCGCCGGGAAAACCACCATGGTACGACAGATGATGGGGCTCTTAAGACCGACGTCAGGACAAATACTCTTGTTCGCCAAAGACGTGGTCGCCAGACCAGAACGTGTACCTGAGACAGTTGCATACTTCAGTCAGAAGGTTATGTCTCTCAACCCGTTTTCCTTTAAGGAAGTGTTGGTTCACGCCGGCGTCCACCGAGGGATGTCTTCGTCAAATGCTCGGAAGCAAGCTGCGAGACTGGTCGAATTCTTTGACTGCGGACACTGCACAGATAGGTACCTTTACCAGCTCTCCGGAGGTGAGCGTAAATTATCTCTCCTCCTGTCAACGTTTATGGGTCACAAGAAAATACTGATCTTGGATGAGCCCACGAATGAAATAGACCCTCTCAGAAGGGCAAGAGTCTGGAGCTACCTTCTCGAACGAAACAGGGATGATGGGGTCACGGTGATCCTGGTCACTCATAATGTCGTCGAGGCGGAGGCCGTGGTGGACCGCGTGGTAATCATCGACCGCGGAATCGTTAGGGGAATCGGCACGCCTGGCGAGCTGAAGGCTAACCTAGACGTCATGTCCCACGTAGTCTTTACCTTGAAACCCCATGTGAAGGTAAGTGCTGCGCCGTTCGACGTAACGCACATACACGGACAGACGTGGTCAGCAATGGCCACAACACAAGACGTAGCCCGGCTCTTCAGCCAGCTGGTAGACGTCCTGGGAATGCAGTCTCTGGATGATTTTCGCGTCTCAACCCCATCCCTGGAGGACGTGTACATGCAACTGACCGGAAGGAGCTTTGCGAATGGGCAGGCAGGAAGTGAGTAA
- a CDS encoding ABC transporter permease encodes MGRQEVSKFFIDFVWVLRGQLYSMRSQWFWYVVYLTFSPLTFLFFLSIYGGTKSPDSQLYVITGAIANAAVLAAVTSLGQTIGYLREQNALEYYASLPISKLAFIMAVATRGVFFSLPSSVLTLLLGSIGVGLPLHFNPFMVFLVYVISAYSLTSVGAVVGFYSQTPEAVGLATQIIAPLIVMFAPVYVPASQLPPFLQVISKVIPTTYVAQSLRLAIKGELSPQFWQDLLVVCGFTVIGLFLAVLKADWRIASSG; translated from the coding sequence ATGGGCAGGCAGGAAGTGAGTAAGTTCTTCATCGATTTCGTTTGGGTGTTAAGAGGGCAGCTCTATTCAATGAGATCCCAATGGTTTTGGTACGTGGTTTACCTGACATTTTCACCTCTTACGTTCCTCTTCTTTCTTTCGATATACGGTGGGACAAAGTCACCTGACAGCCAGCTATATGTAATAACAGGCGCCATTGCCAATGCTGCGGTTCTAGCTGCGGTGACCAGTCTTGGGCAGACAATAGGGTATCTCCGTGAACAGAACGCCCTAGAGTACTATGCCTCATTACCCATATCAAAGCTCGCGTTCATTATGGCGGTCGCGACTCGAGGGGTGTTCTTCTCACTTCCATCCTCGGTTTTGACGTTGTTACTTGGCTCTATTGGTGTCGGTCTGCCTCTGCATTTCAACCCGTTCATGGTATTTCTGGTTTATGTAATAAGTGCATACAGTCTGACGAGTGTCGGAGCAGTAGTAGGTTTCTACAGCCAAACGCCTGAGGCCGTCGGGCTGGCAACTCAGATCATCGCGCCACTCATTGTCATGTTTGCCCCCGTCTATGTGCCCGCTAGTCAACTCCCCCCTTTTCTCCAGGTGATCTCAAAGGTCATCCCAACAACCTATGTTGCGCAGAGTCTGCGTTTAGCGATAAAGGGAGAGTTATCCCCACAATTTTGGCAGGACCTTCTGGTTGTATGCGGTTTCACCGTGATTGGTCTGTTCCTGGCTGTGCTGAAAGCCGATTGGCGAATAGCCTCTTCCGGCTAA
- a CDS encoding radical SAM protein, with the protein MSARVERLYITLTQRCNMACPHCWVAGSGSWREQDQQPELTLDEYISTIEQLRPLGIKRLKLTGGEPLLRKEIVLSLCDYCRRNGLGLALETNATLLDKELMDALAGLRDFEIGISVDFPNDEGFDKFRKHPGAFARVNSAFRCLGAAGIGAVGIMTVFRDNLPLMFETASYVVEELGGSVKFSVCVGIGRAQADMKDRLLSPGQVFEYYDLVEQVADKYPGKIHSMIPMAFYRPGTKVKLGRCDPSTTLGLLPDGGVSLCGIGVTNKQAVFGNVRQATVLDIMQHSSELQMLGHSDEMKYCGVCSKCMFSQACGHLCPAHSFEMFGDYSGPYPVCQSLYESGLFPKDFLVGPHDHE; encoded by the coding sequence ATGTCGGCGAGAGTAGAGAGGCTTTACATCACGCTTACACAGAGATGCAACATGGCGTGCCCTCACTGCTGGGTCGCCGGTAGTGGCTCTTGGCGGGAACAGGATCAGCAGCCCGAACTGACCTTAGACGAGTACATATCGACTATTGAGCAACTGAGGCCGCTTGGCATTAAGCGTTTGAAACTCACTGGCGGGGAACCATTGCTGCGCAAGGAAATCGTCCTATCACTCTGCGATTACTGTCGCCGAAATGGTTTGGGTCTTGCTTTGGAAACCAATGCTACCCTGCTGGACAAAGAACTGATGGATGCCCTCGCCGGATTGCGAGACTTCGAAATTGGAATCAGCGTTGATTTTCCAAATGATGAGGGGTTTGACAAATTCCGAAAGCACCCCGGTGCTTTTGCGCGCGTGAATAGTGCATTTAGGTGTTTGGGCGCTGCGGGCATTGGCGCTGTGGGCATCATGACAGTCTTCCGGGATAATTTGCCCCTGATGTTTGAAACAGCTTCGTACGTCGTGGAGGAACTTGGTGGTTCGGTCAAGTTCTCCGTATGCGTTGGCATAGGACGAGCTCAGGCTGACATGAAGGATCGTCTTCTGTCTCCAGGGCAAGTGTTTGAGTATTATGACCTTGTTGAGCAAGTTGCAGATAAGTACCCGGGCAAGATCCATTCCATGATTCCAATGGCCTTCTATCGCCCCGGAACCAAGGTCAAGTTGGGGAGATGCGATCCCAGCACCACGCTTGGACTACTCCCTGACGGGGGGGTGTCGTTGTGTGGAATAGGTGTCACCAATAAGCAAGCTGTTTTTGGCAATGTCAGACAGGCAACCGTGCTAGATATTATGCAGCACTCGAGTGAACTACAAATGTTGGGTCACTCGGACGAGATGAAGTATTGCGGAGTCTGCAGCAAGTGCATGTTCTCACAGGCCTGCGGGCATCTGTGTCCCGCTCACAGCTTTGAGATGTTTGGTGATTACAGCGGGCCTTATCCGGTTTGCCAGAGCCTCTACGAGAGTGGACTATTTCCCAAGGACTTCCTGGTGGGGCCGCATGACCATGAATGA
- a CDS encoding PqqD family protein encodes MINLTARGGGILVTLARNPAFKWILREDGGYVYDPTDKTVKVLNDTGSFIVGRCELYPAEIAAALVETFDISDLDTAARDVSSFLDELVMEGLLCRRE; translated from the coding sequence GTGATAAATCTGACCGCGAGGGGGGGAGGAATACTAGTGACATTGGCACGGAATCCTGCATTCAAATGGATTCTCCGGGAAGATGGAGGCTATGTGTACGACCCAACCGACAAAACAGTGAAAGTATTGAACGATACCGGAAGCTTCATCGTTGGTAGATGCGAACTATACCCGGCTGAGATTGCGGCCGCTTTGGTGGAGACGTTTGATATTTCGGACCTTGACACAGCGGCACGGGACGTTTCAAGTTTCCTTGATGAACTGGTTATGGAGGGGCTGCTATGTCGGCGAGAGTAG